Proteins encoded together in one Thermococcus gammatolerans EJ3 window:
- a CDS encoding MFS transporter has translation MERRRLAGILLLIFSAFTGTIAFRLATPAIAFYTRDILRASMFAVSLVSMSFVLARAFSSVLGGLILERGKKLVYLGAIAMMGNAIAVQLYPLTSTWPQVVGIKLLNGFLNGISWPMAQFVLAVTTPKEIRARVTAVYFFFGSIASLLGNYVYAYTVGLGLAGQMWISSTFFVLTGFIMLLSYYLLFDLITPRKKKTPESEKPSLNPGRVLTIASLMAVIVAFTSGEITYVYVSEALNLDKQRTAVLLGWVSFLSALLSYFVSWVADVRSEARMVKLTALLAGISPILASIKTAPTVFLGIFFALFAFQSFRPISRKVLASYHRSSLAIGGVNAVQNLSTFIGGMLFGIAYSLGEVNVGLTLNLALLTFLPFSLGLIIEGTKVKDI, from the coding sequence ATGGAACGGAGACGGCTCGCGGGAATACTGCTCCTCATATTCTCAGCCTTCACCGGAACGATAGCCTTCCGTCTGGCTACACCTGCGATAGCCTTCTACACGCGCGACATACTCAGGGCGAGCATGTTCGCCGTTTCCCTCGTCTCGATGTCGTTCGTCCTCGCGAGGGCCTTCTCCTCCGTCCTCGGTGGTCTCATCCTTGAGAGGGGCAAGAAACTCGTCTACCTCGGCGCTATTGCCATGATGGGGAACGCAATAGCTGTTCAGCTCTACCCGCTGACCTCAACCTGGCCCCAGGTCGTGGGGATAAAGCTCCTCAACGGCTTCCTCAACGGGATAAGCTGGCCGATGGCCCAGTTCGTTTTGGCAGTAACGACACCGAAGGAGATAAGGGCGCGCGTCACTGCGGTTTATTTCTTCTTCGGGAGCATCGCTTCGCTTCTCGGCAACTACGTCTACGCCTACACGGTTGGGCTCGGTTTAGCCGGCCAGATGTGGATTTCTTCGACGTTCTTCGTCCTGACGGGTTTTATAATGCTCCTCAGCTACTACCTCCTCTTCGACCTGATAACGCCGAGGAAGAAGAAAACACCTGAGAGCGAGAAGCCGAGCTTAAACCCGGGGAGGGTTTTAACAATCGCCTCTCTGATGGCGGTTATAGTGGCCTTCACCTCGGGCGAGATAACGTACGTCTACGTCTCAGAGGCTCTGAACCTCGACAAGCAGAGGACTGCCGTTTTACTCGGCTGGGTTAGCTTCCTCTCGGCGTTGCTCAGCTACTTCGTCTCGTGGGTTGCTGATGTTAGAAGCGAGGCGAGGATGGTAAAGCTCACCGCCCTTCTCGCGGGAATATCACCGATTTTGGCCTCGATAAAGACGGCCCCTACGGTCTTCCTCGGGATATTCTTTGCCCTCTTCGCCTTCCAGAGCTTCAGACCTATTTCGAGGAAAGTTCTGGCGAGCTACCACCGCTCATCGCTCGCGATAGGTGGGGTAAACGCCGTCCAGAACCTCTCGACTTTCATTGGAGGAATGCTCTTCGGCATAGCGTACTCGCTAGGAGAGGTGAACGTCGGGCTGACCCTGAACCTTGCGCTCCTGACGTTTCTACCCTTCTCGCTCGGGTTGATAATCGAAGGGACGAAGGTGAAAGATATATGA
- a CDS encoding pyridoxal-phosphate-dependent aminotransferase family protein encodes MELRFDMQYEDAYREVYEMVKPRYKLFTAGPVACFPEVLAIMSVQMFSHRSAEAKAVHVDTLERLKKFLEADSGEIILFPSSGTGFMESAVRNAVPRGGKVLVTIIGAFGKRFADVVEANGRKAVIFEKEPGQAVKPEELDEALRKNPDVHAVTITYNETSTGVLNPLPELAKVVHEHDKLLFVDAVSAMGGADIKFDEWGIDLVFASSQKAFGVPPGLAVAAVSERVFEIAEKMPERGWYFDLPLYRKFNEKKKGTPSTPPLPQIFGLNVVLRIIEKMGGKEAWLDMYRKRSEIIREGVKEMGLGILAEPGYESPTITAVVVPEGMKGIDVYNAMRERGFELAKGYGSVAEKTFRIGNMGYMTFDDIREMLDNLREVIEKLKA; translated from the coding sequence ATGGAGCTCCGCTTCGACATGCAGTATGAGGACGCTTACAGGGAAGTCTACGAGATGGTGAAGCCGAGGTACAAGCTCTTCACCGCTGGCCCGGTTGCCTGCTTCCCCGAGGTTCTCGCGATAATGAGCGTGCAGATGTTCAGCCACCGCTCGGCCGAGGCGAAGGCCGTTCACGTTGACACCCTCGAGAGACTCAAGAAGTTCCTTGAGGCTGACAGTGGCGAAATAATTCTCTTCCCGAGCTCGGGAACGGGCTTTATGGAGTCGGCCGTCAGGAACGCCGTCCCGCGCGGTGGAAAGGTCCTCGTCACAATCATCGGCGCCTTCGGAAAGCGCTTCGCAGACGTCGTCGAGGCCAACGGGAGGAAGGCGGTAATATTTGAGAAGGAGCCAGGACAGGCCGTTAAGCCCGAGGAGCTCGACGAGGCTTTGAGAAAGAACCCCGACGTCCACGCGGTCACGATAACCTACAACGAGACCTCGACCGGTGTCCTCAACCCGCTCCCCGAGCTGGCCAAAGTGGTTCACGAGCACGACAAGCTACTCTTCGTTGACGCCGTCTCGGCAATGGGCGGAGCGGACATAAAGTTCGACGAGTGGGGCATCGACCTCGTCTTCGCGAGCAGTCAGAAGGCCTTCGGCGTCCCGCCGGGACTCGCGGTTGCGGCGGTCAGCGAGCGCGTCTTCGAGATAGCCGAGAAGATGCCCGAGCGCGGCTGGTACTTCGACCTACCGCTCTACAGGAAGTTCAACGAGAAGAAGAAGGGAACACCTTCAACGCCACCGCTCCCGCAGATATTCGGCCTCAACGTCGTTCTCAGGATAATCGAGAAGATGGGCGGCAAAGAGGCCTGGCTCGACATGTACAGGAAGAGGAGCGAGATTATACGCGAGGGAGTCAAGGAGATGGGTCTCGGAATTTTAGCTGAACCGGGCTACGAAAGCCCGACGATAACTGCCGTTGTCGTCCCTGAGGGAATGAAGGGAATAGATGTTTACAACGCCATGCGCGAGCGCGGTTTCGAGTTGGCTAAAGGCTACGGAAGCGTCGCTGAGAAGACCTTCAGGATTGGAAACATGGGTTACATGACCTTCGATGACATCCGCGAGATGCTCGACAACCTCAGGGAAGTCATAGAAAAGCTTAAGGCCTGA
- a CDS encoding P-loop NTPase family protein, whose product MGVYIFKPEDLIRYGSARPEQMELLREEVLGRKDILIVGTSRSGKTKLVEALLHYVPDDWKVAVVTAYGEFKPFKPNIEVIDTAFDRRSTDERTEEVIEKLRKLGPDYVVIDTLHTVSVPRILDELIDDYAFIVTSLAMTDDLKAEVMHWLGIDEKTFDRFDVLVELKRDWRTGMKKINRIYKIENGELKPLV is encoded by the coding sequence ATGGGCGTCTACATCTTCAAGCCCGAGGATTTGATACGCTACGGCTCGGCAAGGCCCGAGCAGATGGAGCTCCTGAGGGAAGAGGTTCTCGGAAGGAAGGACATACTAATCGTCGGAACGAGCAGGAGCGGAAAGACGAAGCTCGTGGAAGCGCTACTCCACTACGTGCCCGACGACTGGAAGGTAGCGGTAGTAACTGCCTACGGCGAATTCAAGCCCTTCAAGCCGAACATCGAGGTCATTGATACTGCCTTCGACCGGCGCTCGACGGATGAAAGGACGGAAGAAGTCATTGAGAAGCTCAGAAAGCTCGGCCCTGACTACGTGGTAATAGACACCCTCCACACGGTCAGCGTCCCGAGGATTCTGGACGAGCTGATAGACGACTACGCCTTCATCGTCACCTCGCTGGCCATGACCGACGACCTCAAGGCCGAGGTTATGCACTGGCTCGGTATAGACGAGAAGACCTTCGACCGCTTCGACGTCCTCGTCGAGCTGAAGAGGGACTGGAGAACGGGAATGAAGAAGATAAACAGGATTTACAAAATAGAGAACGGGGAGCTCAAACCTCTCGTCTAA
- a CDS encoding asparagine synthetase A, which yields MNALQIVSRKIDPIAEVQTRAITYLTGELSRKGFRWLLPVMLSSITDPLWPEPSSEEALRPPEVEVYGEKLRLMHSMILHKQMAVAMGIDKLFVLSPNVRLESRLADDGRHAYEFTQLDFEIARASMDDVMGLIEELIVGLFRELRPFVWESFERELPKPRRPFKRFTLEEILEEFGSEEEASREMGEPFWITGIPREFYDREVDGIWRNYDLYLPEGYGEVSSGGEREWEYEKILAKIRSAGLSEEAFRPYLEVAKAGLLRPSAGAGIGVERLIRYIVGAKHIAEVQPFPRIPGVPAVI from the coding sequence ATGAACGCTCTCCAAATTGTAAGCAGGAAAATTGACCCGATCGCCGAGGTTCAGACGAGGGCTATAACTTATCTCACCGGCGAGCTGTCGAGGAAAGGCTTCCGCTGGTTGCTACCGGTGATGCTCAGCTCGATAACCGACCCGCTCTGGCCCGAGCCTTCCTCCGAGGAGGCCCTGAGACCGCCGGAGGTCGAGGTCTACGGGGAAAAGCTCAGGCTGATGCATAGTATGATACTCCACAAGCAGATGGCCGTCGCGATGGGGATAGATAAGCTCTTCGTCCTCTCTCCAAACGTGAGGCTTGAGAGCCGTTTGGCTGACGACGGAAGGCACGCCTACGAGTTCACCCAGCTCGACTTCGAAATTGCCCGCGCGAGCATGGACGACGTTATGGGCCTGATAGAAGAGCTCATCGTCGGCCTGTTCCGCGAGTTGAGACCGTTCGTCTGGGAGTCCTTCGAGAGGGAGCTTCCAAAGCCGAGGAGGCCCTTCAAACGCTTCACCCTTGAGGAAATCCTCGAAGAGTTCGGGAGCGAGGAAGAGGCGAGCAGAGAAATGGGAGAGCCCTTCTGGATAACGGGGATCCCGAGGGAGTTCTACGACAGGGAAGTTGACGGAATCTGGAGAAACTACGACCTCTATTTGCCTGAAGGCTACGGCGAGGTTTCGAGCGGTGGCGAGCGGGAGTGGGAGTACGAGAAGATACTGGCCAAGATACGCTCGGCCGGTCTGAGCGAGGAGGCCTTCAGGCCGTACCTTGAGGTGGCCAAGGCCGGTCTCCTTAGGCCCAGCGCGGGAGCCGGAATCGGCGTCGAGAGGCTAATCCGCTACATCGTCGGAGCGAAACACATAGCCGAAGTCCAGCCCTTCCCGAGGATTCCGGGTGTTCCGGCGGTCATCTGA
- the pbp11 gene encoding tRNA-binding protein Pbp11, translated as MGLFDFLRRPRKGESREFIASRKPVAKFRVEQILNVLGRETLIGTVEGIIYPGYKVKGRSIALIREIQKERKKVDFAVDGDRVALILEGKTNAKKGDVLAVYQS; from the coding sequence ATGGGGTTGTTCGATTTTCTGAGAAGGCCGAGGAAAGGTGAATCCAGAGAGTTCATAGCGTCGAGGAAACCGGTCGCGAAGTTCAGGGTGGAACAGATCCTTAACGTCCTCGGCAGGGAGACGCTGATTGGAACCGTTGAGGGGATAATATACCCCGGCTACAAGGTCAAAGGGCGGAGCATCGCCCTAATCCGAGAAATCCAGAAGGAGCGGAAAAAGGTTGACTTCGCGGTTGACGGCGACAGGGTCGCGCTAATTCTTGAGGGGAAGACAAACGCTAAAAAAGGCGACGTCCTCGCGGTCTACCAGTCGTGA
- a CDS encoding TatD family hydrolase: protein MIILDDHFHVDPFKGLFLEAVKQFHRAGGTHLMVVYKTAHDYGFPGLKAEDFMKAMDFHIELVERINRETPVKAFAVVGVHPAEFVYLAEQKGLEYAKNEVMRALEYAQKLCLEGKAVAIGEIGRPHYEVPPEIWNASIELMKYGMSLAKDADCAVQLHTESFDEEKFRELGRYVREVEIKPYKVVKHFSPPLVKVAEEVGVFPSIIASRKNIEEAIKQGNRFMMETDYIDDKRRPGAVLGPKTVPRRTKAFLQNGLFTEEDVYKIHVENPRKVYGVEMEE from the coding sequence ATGATAATCCTCGACGACCACTTCCACGTTGACCCCTTCAAGGGCCTCTTCCTCGAGGCGGTGAAGCAGTTTCACAGGGCTGGAGGAACGCACCTGATGGTCGTCTACAAGACGGCCCACGACTACGGCTTTCCTGGTCTGAAGGCAGAGGACTTCATGAAGGCGATGGACTTTCACATCGAGCTCGTCGAGAGGATAAATCGTGAGACGCCCGTTAAGGCCTTCGCGGTGGTCGGCGTCCACCCAGCGGAGTTCGTCTATCTGGCAGAGCAGAAGGGCCTTGAATATGCCAAAAACGAGGTCATGAGGGCCCTCGAATATGCCCAGAAGCTCTGCCTCGAAGGCAAGGCCGTTGCAATAGGAGAGATAGGCAGGCCACACTACGAGGTTCCGCCTGAGATATGGAACGCCAGCATAGAGCTCATGAAGTACGGGATGAGCCTCGCCAAAGATGCCGACTGCGCGGTTCAGCTCCACACCGAGAGCTTCGACGAGGAGAAGTTCAGGGAGCTTGGAAGGTATGTAAGGGAAGTAGAGATAAAGCCTTACAAGGTCGTCAAGCATTTTTCCCCACCGCTCGTGAAAGTGGCCGAAGAAGTCGGCGTCTTTCCGAGCATAATAGCGAGCAGGAAGAACATTGAGGAGGCGATAAAGCAGGGCAACCGCTTCATGATGGAGACGGACTACATAGACGACAAAAGACGGCCGGGAGCGGTTCTCGGCCCGAAGACAGTTCCGAGAAGAACGAAGGCCTTCCTCCAGAACGGCCTGTTCACCGAGGAGGACGTCTACAAAATCCACGTCGAGAACCCGAGGAAGGTCTACGGGGTGGAGATGGAGGAGTAA
- a CDS encoding type II toxin-antitoxin system VapC family toxin has translation MGERFLIDTNILIYYLADAIPKEELPTIEEILRGSFNVSIITKIEFLGWKGHTQEGFEKSKEFISFANVIPLTDEIGDVAIELRRRVSIKLPDAVIAATALVHNLTLVTRNVKDFKRIEGLRIYNPFEKVDKKQ, from the coding sequence ATGGGAGAGAGATTTTTGATTGACACCAACATTCTCATCTACTACCTTGCGGACGCCATTCCTAAAGAGGAACTTCCAACGATTGAGGAAATCCTTAGAGGAAGCTTCAACGTCTCCATAATCACAAAAATAGAGTTCCTTGGCTGGAAAGGACACACTCAAGAGGGTTTTGAAAAGTCAAAGGAGTTCATAAGCTTCGCAAACGTCATACCACTCACTGATGAGATAGGAGACGTTGCCATTGAACTCAGGCGAAGGGTTAGTATAAAGCTCCCGGATGCAGTTATAGCGGCGACGGCACTCGTTCACAATTTAACTCTCGTCACGAGGAACGTTAAAGACTTTAAGAGGATTGAAGGACTGAGAATATACAACCCCTTTGAAAAGGTAGATAAAAAGCAGTGA
- the rtcA gene encoding RNA 3'-terminal phosphate cyclase, with product MEWVEIDGSYGEGGGQILRTAVALSVITGKPVRIHRIRANRPNPGLRPQHLHGILALKELSNARVKGAKVGSTVLEFVPGRAEPKHVKVPIKTAGSITLVLQALLPAMAFIGGSFEITGGTDVPWSPPVDYLRNVTLFALEKMGLRAEIELKRRGHYPKGGGLVTGSVEPWESKKPLVALEWNKVDSFAGISHATNLPAHVAERQAKSAEERLREFFNAPVEIETEVSRSLGPGSGIVVWAETDSLRLAGDALGKRGKPAEVVGREAAEELIEQLTPRKAVDRFLGDQLIPFLAFAGGEIGVAEITNHLVTNVWVVERFLGRTFEVEGEIGEPGVVRVVRKAEV from the coding sequence ATGGAGTGGGTTGAGATAGACGGCTCGTACGGCGAGGGAGGGGGACAGATACTCAGAACGGCCGTAGCCCTGTCTGTAATCACAGGGAAGCCGGTGAGGATTCACAGGATAAGGGCAAACCGCCCGAACCCCGGGCTAAGGCCCCAGCACCTGCACGGGATTTTAGCACTCAAAGAGCTGAGCAACGCGAGGGTTAAGGGGGCAAAAGTTGGCTCTACGGTCCTCGAGTTCGTTCCCGGAAGGGCCGAGCCGAAGCACGTCAAAGTCCCTATAAAGACGGCAGGTAGTATAACGCTCGTCCTCCAGGCGCTGCTTCCTGCGATGGCTTTCATCGGCGGAAGTTTCGAGATAACAGGCGGAACCGACGTGCCCTGGAGCCCGCCGGTTGACTACCTGAGGAACGTTACGCTCTTCGCGCTCGAAAAGATGGGCCTGAGGGCAGAGATTGAGCTCAAGAGGAGGGGGCACTACCCTAAGGGTGGTGGCCTTGTCACGGGAAGTGTTGAACCCTGGGAGAGTAAAAAGCCCCTCGTTGCCCTTGAGTGGAATAAAGTAGATAGCTTCGCCGGGATAAGCCACGCGACAAATTTACCGGCCCACGTCGCGGAGAGGCAGGCGAAATCGGCGGAGGAGAGATTGAGAGAGTTTTTCAATGCCCCTGTTGAGATAGAGACTGAAGTATCACGTTCTCTTGGGCCCGGAAGCGGAATAGTGGTTTGGGCCGAGACGGACTCGCTTAGGTTAGCTGGAGACGCCCTCGGAAAGCGCGGAAAGCCGGCAGAGGTAGTCGGCAGGGAAGCCGCTGAAGAGCTGATTGAGCAACTGACGCCGAGGAAGGCCGTTGACAGGTTCCTCGGCGACCAGCTGATACCGTTCCTGGCCTTCGCGGGCGGAGAGATAGGCGTTGCAGAAATCACGAACCACCTCGTCACCAATGTCTGGGTCGTGGAGCGGTTTTTGGGTAGAACTTTCGAAGTCGAGGGAGAAATCGGAGAGCCCGGGGTTGTGAGGGTGGTAAGGAAGGCGGAGGTCTGA